One Panicum virgatum strain AP13 chromosome 9K, P.virgatum_v5, whole genome shotgun sequence genomic region harbors:
- the LOC120651688 gene encoding VAN3-binding protein-like: MAMEKGWKARGVVAGALGMEVVDEEEEDDAVAAIPPPQTPMEPMEYLSRSWSVSASEISKILVGGGKKSGVAEAASRLPEMTIPEDSVLATSIVPVPCHQQHRDARRNSMSSGHHQSIGRWLFQVHHREAFRVRQRGKEKQRAEKAHVHAMVSVARVAAAVAAVAAATSCDAQASKMAAAMASATELLASHCVEAAQHAGARHDQVAGAVQAVVGVRSPGDLMTLTAAAATALRGAATLKQRVQREARSNASVLPYEKGSEKGHSWSTDIWCKEGELLKRTRKGDLHKTRVSIYINKRSQVMLKLKSKHIGGALSKNNKSVVYGVYSELPTWAEPGKDSMEETCCFGLSTAQGLVEFECESSASKQKWVDDVQNLLRQVALQDQVGNKLGLLKLG; encoded by the exons ATGGCGATGGAGAAGGGCTGGAAGGCGAGGGGCGTCGTCGCTGGTGCCTTGGGCATGGAggtggtggacgaggaggaggaggacgacgcggtGGCGGCGATACCGCCGCCGCAGACGCCGATGGAGCCCATGGAGTACCTGTCCAGGTCGTGGAGCGTGTCGGCTTCGGAGATTTCGAAGATTCTCGTCGGCGGGGGCAAGAAGAGCGGCGTCGCGGAGGCGGCGAGCCGGCTGCCGGAGATGACCATACCGGAGGACTCCGTGCTCGCCACGTCCATCGTTCCTGTTCCGTGTCATCAGCAGCAT AGGGATGCGAGAAGGAATTCCATGAGCAGCGGCCACCACCAATCGATCGGCAGATGGTTGTTCCAAGTCCACCACAGGGAGGCATTCCGGGTGAGGCAGCGAGGCAAGGAGAAGCAGCGCGCGGAGAAGGCCCACGTGCACGCCATGGTGTCCGTGGCGCGggtcgccgccgcggtcgccgccgtcgcggcggccACGAGCTGCGACGCCCAGGCCAGCAAGATggccgcggccatggcgtcgGCCACCGAGCTGCTGGCTTCGCACTGCGTCGAGGCGGCTCAGCACGCCGGGGCGCGCCACGACcaggtcgccggcgccgtgcaGGCCGTGGTTGGCGTCCGGAGCCCCGGTGATCTGATGACGctcacggcggccgcggccaccg CTCTGCGAGGAGCAGCTACACTGAAGCAGAGAGTGCAGCGAGAGGCGAGGAGCAATGCGAGTGTTCTTCCATACGAGAAGGGGAGCGAGAAGGGCCATTCATGGAGCACTGATATCTGGTGCAAGGAGGGGGAGTTGCTGAAACGCACAAGAAAAG GGGATTTACACAAGACGAGAGTATCTATCTACATCAACAAGAGGTCACAG GTGATGCTGAAGCTGAAAAGCAAACACATTGGAGGTGCACTATCAAAGAACAACAAGA GCGTTGTTTACGGCGTATACAGCGAGCTTCCAACATGGGCAGAGCCAGGGAAGGACTCCATGGAGGAGACATGCTGCTTCGGCCTGAGCACGGCGCAGGGTCTCGTGGAGTTCGAGTGCGAGAGCAGCGCGAGCAAACAGAAGTGGGTAGACGATGTGCAGAACCTGCTTCGTCAGGTGGCCCTGCAGGATCAAGTAGGGAATAAACTGGGACTACTAAAACTCGGCTAA